CTGCTTCTGGATACCACTGATCCCAACATACCAATATTCCCAAACGTCCAACAGAAGTATCAATCGGCTCAAAACCTGCCCCTGCATCATCTACACCTCTTTTTTCATAATCACCAGGAGTAAAATAAAACTTTTCATAGTAGGCTGGGTCGTCTGGAATGTGCATTTTTCGGTATGTTCCTGCAATTGTTCCATCTTTTTCCAATACTACGGCTGTATTGTGATAAATTCCTGCTGCCCTTCTTTCAAAAATAGAAGCCACCACTACAACTCCACATTCTTTAGCTGTTTGTGCAATAGCATCAGAAGTATGACCAGGGATAGTTTCGGCAAGGTCAAAATAATTTACATCTTCACACTGACAAAAATAGACATTGTTGTGAAGTTCTTGCAAGACAACTAAATTTGCTCCATTTTTGGCGCATTCTCTAATGCCCTCTTGGCTTTTCTTGATATTTTCTTCTCTATTGGTCGTACATTTTTGTTGTACTAAACCGACTTTTAGATTTTTCATATATTTTATAAATTACGAATAGTGCAATTACGAATGGATTAGGTTGTGTATAAAAACAAATATCGAAGATACAACGTTTGAAACTACTGGTAACTGTTTAATGATAACTGCTAACTGATTTATATGGATTTTATACAAAAATTAAAAAATAGATTGGACTCTCCTGCTCGTCCTGCTGAAAAAGCACAACGCTTGATGGAATCTTCGGCACGAACAAAAGAATTGTCATTTCAATACAAAGAACGTAAAAAAACACGAATTGCAGCTGTTTTAATGTTACTCTATCCGTATCAAGATGAAGATGGCAATGAAAAATTTGATTGGAAGATGCCTTTAGTATTGCGCCCACAGTACGAAGGAATACACAATCATGGAGGACAAATCGGACTTCCAGGGGGAGGAAGAGAAGAGCAAGACGAAAACTTGATGATGACTGCTATCAGAGAAACACAGGAAGAAATTGGCGTTATCGTACCCAAAACCAATATTTTGGGCAGTTTATCAGACTTATATATTCCTCCTAGCGATTCTATGGTAACACCTTTTGTGGGATTTATGAGAGAAAAGCCAAGTTTTATTCCAGACCCAAAAGAAGTAGATAGAATTATTGAAGCTCCTCTCTCATCGCTCAAAGACCCAAATTTGCGTATGCAAAAACAGGTTACATTACCCAATAAAATTACTATAGATGTTCCTTATTTTGCTGTCAATGATGATTCTATTTGGGGGGCAACAGCCATGATGCTAAGTGAGTTTTTACATCTAATAGAAGAAATTGAGTAATGTTTAAGAATTTATAATTT
This sequence is a window from Bernardetia sp.. Protein-coding genes within it:
- a CDS encoding NUDIX hydrolase: MDFIQKLKNRLDSPARPAEKAQRLMESSARTKELSFQYKERKKTRIAAVLMLLYPYQDEDGNEKFDWKMPLVLRPQYEGIHNHGGQIGLPGGGREEQDENLMMTAIRETQEEIGVIVPKTNILGSLSDLYIPPSDSMVTPFVGFMREKPSFIPDPKEVDRIIEAPLSSLKDPNLRMQKQVTLPNKITIDVPYFAVNDDSIWGATAMMLSEFLHLIEEIE
- a CDS encoding carbon-nitrogen hydrolase, which encodes MKNLKVGLVQQKCTTNREENIKKSQEGIRECAKNGANLVVLQELHNNVYFCQCEDVNYFDLAETIPGHTSDAIAQTAKECGVVVVASIFERRAAGIYHNTAVVLEKDGTIAGTYRKMHIPDDPAYYEKFYFTPGDYEKRGVDDAGAGFEPIDTSVGRLGILVCWDQWYPEAARLMALAGAEVLIYPTAIGWEHDDTQDEKDRQRNAWIISQRGHAVANGLPVISVNRTGFEEDITGVTKGIQFWGNSFVTGSQGEFLFEGSQDKEENTVVEIDMKRSENVRRIWPFLRDRRIDAYSDLLKRYRS